Below is a genomic region from Anabas testudineus chromosome 13, fAnaTes1.2, whole genome shotgun sequence.
AGCAACTGATGGTTCATGATTTCACCAAgttcaaaacactgaaacctaATCTGATGGCAGCCTTGGATGAGCTGCTCTCCTCTGACATTGCCAAACTGATGCCTCTCCTGcggcaggaggagctggaagcaGGTGAGCAACCAGGTGTGCAGGGTGGAGCCTTCATAGGAACACGTGCTGGACCGTTCACTGAGGGTGACCCCTTTGCTGAGGAGAATGGAGAAGGAcgtgaagaggaggaggattgGGTGGTAACCAAAGACAAAGCCAAATATGATGAAATCTTCTATAACCTCGCTCCCAATGAAGGCAAACTGAGTGGCACTAAGGCTAAAGACTGGATGGTGAGCTCCCGTCTGCCCAACTCAGTGCTGGGTCGTATCTGGAAGCTGTCAGATGTCGACCGTGATGGAATGCTGGACGATGAAGAATTTGCTTTGGCCAGCCATTTGATTGAGGTCAAGCTGGAGGGCCATGGTCTACCCCCTGAGCTCCCCAACCGCCTGATCCCACCCTCTAAACGCAGGCAGAAAGGTTCTGACGCATAGAAATGTCGCAATGTCCCTGAAGCTGAGAGACACTCTTCTCTGGTGGCTGTCACACTTGttactgtttgtatttttccaggCCCATGTCAAATGTTGTAATGTGTTCGTTCAACTTTTCCTCTGAGACTGAATTTGGTCTTACACCATGGagcatactgtatttgtgtgtaagtCAGACCTCTGAGACTATAACAAGGGCTTACTGCAAAAGATTATGTATTAACAGGTGACATGGGTCTGGCTGCTTCTTCCATTTGGCTTCTCAaagtttgctttttaaaaacatatctCCAAAACGGCTGATGCCCTCTAAGCGAGCAGTATTTAACATATATTTGACAGAATACTGAGAAACACTTTTCCTTATTAAAACTTTGAAATCTAACATTCCTTTGGTGACTAGACTGGAGAGCAGTATTATCTcagccattttcagatttgGTCATTCCAATGAGGGTGTACaattttattttgcagactTGCTTAAAAGATTTTAGTAGTTTATAGCAAATGGCAACACACATCTAATAACCCGAATGCATTTCACTTTGATGCTTTACACACCACATTTTTGTGCatactttatatattattttttttaattgttgctGTTCTTTTATATGTGCAGGAGCAAAGCCTTGGTTGTAGAAAGGAACATTACATGCTGAGAGTAACTTTTTCAACCAGACTGAATGATTGATATATTACTGACTACTGTACACAGCTCCACCAGCTGCTCTTATATGAACTATTATTGTAACCAAATAAAATTATCTGACTGTGAGTTGTCTGTTTTCCGAGCCCTTTGTAAGTAAAACGAGGAGCTTGAAAGAGTTGGAAAACACTGAGGTATAAAATGACATCACATATTAAGTACATACTACAAACTAAGATTTGAGTGCATTTTGCCTGGAgttcttttaacattttcttttctatcaGGCTCACTTGGTCTCTTAGTGACAAACTAGATAAACAGTGACTCACACTCTCCCCCTGCCAAGTCCCCATACCACCATTTTCCGaggctctctcctctctcatttactctgcatttgtttttctctaacaCGCAGTTAAACACACTCTGCCCCCCTCTTCACTGGTTAGTTCTGGATTCACACTTTGATTTGGTCTGCACTCAAATGTGAGACATGAGCACAAATATGAGCCCCATGTAGACCTGGATGTTTCAGCTGAGGCTTTCAAGACATGCAGAAGTGGTTGCGTCCCTGCCTCCCTGTTCCACTCCTCcaaggaaagagacagaaatgagaaaCAGAGGCAATCCAGCCCTTTCCTTGCTGCTCTCTGGCTTACAGTGACTCACATGTGAAGAATGCGGTGGGCTGGCCCTGGAGTTATTAATATCTTCTTTCCTAGGGTCCACTAAGTTTCCCCAGGCTCATGCACAGGATGTAGACACTGTACCTTTATGAAAGACTTTAGCAACATCCCCCTATTTGGAGTGCTCGATCTGTGCTGGACCTTCGGCATACCACACCCTCTTCTGTgtagttatgtgtgtgtgtgtgtgtgtgtgtgaaagaaggAATAAAACATGGAGGTAGTATTTGAATAAGACAAATAAGAACAGCTGAGAATGTTCTCATGGAAACATTCTTTTTTGACTAGTAATACACTTTTTTGTATACTTTCACATCACTGCTTGCGATGTCATTTTAGTAGAATAAAGGTCCTTATTGCAGTTTGAACAATGCCCTCCTGTTACATAATTAGGCTGCGTCATAATCAATCTCAAACATTTGTTGCCCAAATCAACAGAGTGCTGCCACCAAAGTGAAGGGAAAGTTCAGACAGGCTCACGCTGGTGTGGAGGACCCCCACCACCATCAGACATCCCCAACAATGAAGCTTACTCAACAAAACCGGGGTCTCCGTCTACGTCACTCACTGTTTACATGGGGAATTCCTCACAGCAACCTGGACTGGAATAAAAACTGAGGTCAGCTCTGGAGAGGGGTGACATCTGGTGGCTGCTGGACTCCTGGCAAGCTGTATAGCACAGGGTCCAACTGTACAGGAGTGGAGACATGCAGCTGTGCATTCAAAGACATTTTGTAGACATATAGTAGAAGTTTCATCTTTCTGACAGTTGAACTAAAACAGAGAtgataaccttgtaaaagtagaattcatggcagcTACATTAGAGTGTAATTCTGTACCTAATGAAGTGGCCAGTAACTGAATTGAGTCTAAATCTGATGTCCTTATTCAAACCAAAATAAACCAGCATTTCTGTTTATTCAAAACTATTACCTGCTCATTTGAAACTCTAACTCTAgctaattaatttataatatacatAGCTTGTACTTGAACCTGTTTAGTATTTTCAGTATATAtgttgtgtgtgctttttaactctttaatgtttttaattcagtagtaatttctctttttaaagacCCTGTGAAACAATAACTGGCTGATGTAACTGGTAAAAAAGTAAAGTCTGAgaattttaaagtttattttccaTCCAAATATTGACAACACATATTGAAAATAGTTTCTTAGTCTAgctcaaaacattttctgcatttccaTCCCATACACATCATATTCTTCTCTGGCTAAGAGACAAAGTCAAACCTTAACGTGTagaaaaactgatgaaaaaaatATGATGGTTAAGAAACAAAGTCAAGCCCTAAGCGACAAACAACAGTCAGTATCAAACGTAGACTTATATCAGTGTATATAAAATATCTCAGTTCAAATGTTTCTCCAAATGGCACAATCACTTGAACTAAAGTTCTCATCTCAGCTCCAATCAAAAGTTacaaaatgcagctttaacaACTGTATTCAAAAGAGCATTTGAAATATTGTtggtacagttttattttgtaatttcagcAGTACTTAGAAACTGAAATAGTTTTTGATGTCTTTGATCTGCTTCATCATGTCACCAATTTGCTGTCCCTGCTCTCTAAGGACATCCTGCACAACCTTCTTCTGGTGGGCATTGAGTGAGACTGTTGTCCTTGCTGTAGGAAGATCCTTGTCCACTTGTTTCTTCTGGTACTCCATTTTCATGTTCACCTGTTTGATGCAGTTGTCCAGGTGCTTCAGCTGGTCACTGATGGTCTGCAGCTCCTTCTTCATATCCTTTTCACTGTTAGACAGTATGGGCAGTTGGCTTTGCAGGCTGCCCAGCACTTTCTTAACTCTGTTCATAATAGTTTCCTGGCGATACTTTGCATCTTCATACTTATCAGCTAacctctctgctgcttctctcagactcttcctctcctccctgcacAGAGCCATCTCGTCCAGCTGCTTATTCTTCTGGCCTGTCAGGAGTTTCACCCTTCTCTGCATCTCTTCACGGGCCATATCCTGCTTCAGAATGTACTCCTCACGGAAGACCTGTGTTGCTCTGCTGAGGAGCTGGAGACACTCTGGAGGGGGTGGTGACGTGTCCTTGTCCCCTGCCTTAAGTACAAGTGGATTGGTCGAGCTACGTGCCAGGATGTTGCGGATATGCTGCTCAAAGGAGTCGTTGGCTAGCCCACGCAGAGGGGAGCTACCAGAGCCTGGACCCGGGTGAGAACAGAGAAGTGGAGGGGATGGAGGACGTATGGAGCTGAGCAGGGGCAACAGGATGCACTCATAGGTATTGGTGATGCAGATCATGGTGGCACCCAAGGAAAGATCAGACACAATCAAAAAGCCACGAACTGGAGCTGACTGACTGGTTAGGAGTGGCCTGGTGCAAAGAATGTGCTCTACGATACAGCGCTTCTCAGCAGCTAGCTCCTGGAGACCGTCCTTATCTTCCTCACCTGACTGGAGGAACTTTTGCAGCTTGTTGACCCAGATTAACCCCACACTATGAACTCCTGCTTCGTGGGTGCAATGATACCTTTGCTGGCACAGGGGGTCTCTGTGCAGTCTGATGGGGCATGTGAAATCAAACTCTTGAGGCTCCTCATCTTCTCCTGCAGCTACTTTGAGAGTAAGCTCTAGCTCAACACACTCAAATACATAGAGAGCTGGAACTGACTCTGTGCCTCGGATCCACTTTTCCACCGCCCtggtctcttcctcttcttcagaCTCCAGTACCACACAGTGGTAGAGGGTGCCTGTTTCTGTGGCGATGACCAGAATATTGGGCACACACGGCAGACAGAGAATGGCACAAGCATCATACCCGTAGTTATCCTCTGCTGCAGGGTACATAGGGAGGGGTCCGGCAGGTTTAGTCAGACTCACCCCGTTTGTCTGGGTCGTGTAGCTCACGTAGGTCTCTCCATTTTCGAAGAGGATGTACAGAGGGTAGACCTGCTGTTCTTTGGAGCACTGTGCTGCCAGCTGCCGAGGGGGGGACGTGATCGACCCGAAGTCAAACGCCACTGCTATCTCCCCCAGAGACGCCGCGTAGGAACGGGCCGGGGGGTGGACGCTGCTGTCATCTTCCAACTGCGACAGTGGCAAGGCTGTGGCCGGGGCCTGTGGCGACTTCAAGCTGTAAAACCGGATTGTATTGTCCGATGTGAGCAGCACCAGGTGGGGCTCGTCCGTCTCGCTGGGGTACCAAGCCGCCTGCCGTAGATTCACCGACGGTGAGCTGGTGAAGAAGCGCTCCGCCACCGGGATGGTCTTGCAGTTGATTTCGCTCCGTCCGCCCTCGAACTCGGACCTCTTGCCCCACCGCTGAGGAAGCTCCAGCACTGAGACGCCTCGCTGCCCGATGAGTGCGATGTGGTGGTGGGTCGGACTCACCAACACCTGGCACACTTCGAACAGAGGAGGGTTGATGCACAGCAACGTCTGATACTTCCCGCTACTGCGACTCTCATCCGAGTTTAGCTGGCGCAAGTTGGTCGTGTAAAACACGCGGTCTGTGTCGTCCCACACAAAAAAGTCCCCACCCAAACAGAAAATCAGGTTTTTAGCGAcctctctttcatttctgttaGATGCTGAATCCAGGGTCTCTCGTAT
It encodes:
- the nup88 gene encoding nucleoporin 88; the encoded protein is MAAFGAERWLNDLPNHTIFKRIRETLDSASNRNEREVAKNLIFCLGGDFFVWDDTDRVFYTTNLRQLNSDESRSSGKYQTLLCINPPLFEVCQVLVSPTHHHIALIGQRGVSVLELPQRWGKRSEFEGGRSEINCKTIPVAERFFTSSPSVNLRQAAWYPSETDEPHLVLLTSDNTIRFYSLKSPQAPATALPLSQLEDDSSVHPPARSYAASLGEIAVAFDFGSITSPPRQLAAQCSKEQQVYPLYILFENGETYVSYTTQTNGVSLTKPAGPLPMYPAAEDNYGYDACAILCLPCVPNILVIATETGTLYHCVVLESEEEEETRAVEKWIRGTESVPALYVFECVELELTLKVAAGEDEEPQEFDFTCPIRLHRDPLCQQRYHCTHEAGVHSVGLIWVNKLQKFLQSGEEDKDGLQELAAEKRCIVEHILCTRPLLTSQSAPVRGFLIVSDLSLGATMICITNTYECILLPLLSSIRPPSPPLLCSHPGPGSGSSPLRGLANDSFEQHIRNILARSSTNPLVLKAGDKDTSPPPPECLQLLSRATQVFREEYILKQDMAREEMQRRVKLLTGQKNKQLDEMALCREERKSLREAAERLADKYEDAKYRQETIMNRVKKVLGSLQSQLPILSNSEKDMKKELQTISDQLKHLDNCIKQVNMKMEYQKKQVDKDLPTARTTVSLNAHQKKVVQDVLREQGQQIGDMMKQIKDIKNYFSF